From one Melospiza melodia melodia isolate bMelMel2 chromosome 6, bMelMel2.pri, whole genome shotgun sequence genomic stretch:
- the LOC134419908 gene encoding mas-related G-protein coupled receptor member H-like, producing the protein MEVTTVSPSPASPTEGDDLCETDVTDVAIHSVTLLICLSGLAMNGAVIGLLSLRSRNSDFFDLAVMDFLFLLFAVPSALLILVEDVSCSHILPLLYLNFLFQLSVVSPWNSVPACVYKLCWLCCHWELPEHLLWVLGTVQYWTFFAVFTVIPMVTFLCPSQQQEHCRAVFISMYTLILLLFAAPVAISHTVDFIKSKQGCQQQQPMRRDIVIVIIALFTLLLNLFNFLQQLGYITVSSQVVFVLTCIHSSIKPFIYFLAGRHWRPCSVQSLQLSLQRVFEEAKVRTARRNYPAMDTGG; encoded by the exons ATGGAGGTGACCACCGTGTCCCCATCTCCTGCCTCACCCACTGAAGGGGATgatctgtgtgagacagatgtcaCTGATGTGGCCATACACAGTGTGACCCTGCTCATCTGCCTCTCTGGGCTGGCTATGAATGGGGCTGTCATCGGCCTCCTCAGCCTGAGAAGCAGGAACTCTGACTTCTTTGACCTGGCTGTCATggacttcctcttcctcctctttgcgGTCCCATCTGCCCTCCTCATCCTGGTGGAGGATGTGTCCTGCTCTCATATCTTGCCCCTGCTGTACCTGAATTTCCTTTTCCAGCTGTCAGTGGTGTCCCCCTGGAACAGTGTTCCAGCT TGTGTGTacaagctctgctggctctgctgccactgggAGCTTCCTGAGCACCTGTTGTGGGTGCTGGGCACTGTCCAATACTGGACCTTCTTTGCTGTCTTCACTGTCATTCCCATGGTGACATTCCTGTGTCCatcacagcagcaggagcactgcCGGGCAGTTTTCATCTCCATGTACACCCTCATCCTGCTCCTCTTTGCTGCACCTGTGGCCATTTCTCACACAGTCGATTTCATCAAGTCCAAgcagggctgccagcagcagcaaccAATGAGGCGCGACATCGTGATCGTCATCATTGCGCTCTTCACTCTCCTCCTCAACCTCTTCAATTTCCTGCAGCAGCTCGGTTACATCACTGTGTCCTCACAAGTTGTTTTCGTGCTCACCTGCATCCACAGCAGCATCAAACCCTTCATCTACTTCTTGGCAGGGAGGCACTGGAGGCCCTGCTCTGTGCAGTCCCTCCAGCTCTCCCTCCAGAGGGTCTTTGAGGAGGCGAAAGTAAGAACAGCCCGCAGAAATTATCCTGCCATGGACACGGGGGGCTGA